A section of the Thunnus albacares chromosome 6, fThuAlb1.1, whole genome shotgun sequence genome encodes:
- the mindy4b gene encoding inactive ubiquitin carboxyl-terminal hydrolase MINDY-4B isoform X2: MLHHFPYRLQSRHGIRLVDVGKEEEQEETPPPCRTLPAPCSIPRRLVISPSLGGTPVTPHLTESLRRILFGGTFHVFNYEWRKSFFQFREPNSELSFALETDRGGAQAVQMVVQARIIKYLLFSRQSSSEGRTLHSLCEVGQREQERALAAALSDSLWLAGQELSATVTLVTEDYCITPHLDYKLDNFTERLQLFTFNKKEDVRKFILDHIQCFKEEGSHGVILFLYSLICSRTVDRLREDLDSTTSHLLYISLGNFVCRQALLNLLLTGRASPHVFNGTLYFGEDGRPLERPLQGILTRSDVGYLHWSREQMERGRLPQVGSMLKTPRFPVWVCCINSSFSVLFSLNRSLLSDWKMEHLFHLYFYSGQPSQKTTARLTIGESRSAPPSSAAVCASLTRRLSSSVDTHSHHWEASPRNSGGDPEKRFPSLEMTVRTKWDGAAINWNGTSPFY, encoded by the exons ATGTTACATCATTTTCCTTACAGGCTGCAATCAAGACATGGAATC AGGCTGGTGGATgtggggaaggaggaggagcaggaggagaccCCTCCACCCTGCAGGACCCTCCCAGCGCCCTGCTCCATCCCGAGAAGGCTGGTCATCTCCCCGAGCCTCGGAGGAACACCGGTCACCCCACATCTGACAGAG AGCTTGAGGAGGATTTTATTTGGTGGAACGTTTCACGTCTTCAACTACGAGTGGAGGAAATCTTTCTTCCAGTTTAGAGAACCGAACTCTGAGTTGTCCTTTGCTCTGGAGACTGACAGG ggcGGGGCTCAGGCCGTTCAGATGGTCGTCCAGGCTCGCATCATTAAATACCTGCTGTTCAGCCGGCAGAGCAGCTCAGAGGGACGGACGCTGCACAG TCTGTGTGAGGTAGGTCAGAGGGAGCAGGAGAGGGCGTTGGCGGCAGCGTTGTCTGACAGCCTCTGGTTGGCCGGCCAGGAGCTCAGTGCCACCGTTACCTTGGTAACCGAAGACTACTGCATCACACCTCACTTGGACTACAAACTGGACAACTTCACAGAGAGG CTGCAGctgttcacatttaacaagaAAGAAGACGTCAGAAAGTTCATCCTCGATCACATTCAGTGT TTTAAAGAGGAGGGAAGTCATGGAGTCATCTTGTTCCTGTACAGCCTCATCTGCTCCCGCACAGTCGACAG GCTGAGGGAGGATCTGGACTCCACCACCTCCCATCTGCTGTACATCAGTCTGGGCAACTTCGTCTGTCGTCAG GCTTTACTGAACCTGTTGCTGACAGGCAGAGCCAGTCCTCACGTCTTCAACGGGACTCTGTATTTTGGGGAGGACGGCCGGCCTCTGGAGCGCCCCCTGCAGGGCATCCTGACTCGCAGCGATGTGGGATATCTGCACTGGAGCCGAGAGCAGATGGAGCGAGGCAGACTGCCACAG GTGGGCAGCATGTTGAAGACTCCTAGGTTTCCAGTCTGGGTTTGTTGCATCAACAGCAGCTTCTCGGTTCTGTTCAGTCTGAACCGCTCGCTGCTGTCCGACTGGAAGATGGAGCATCTGTTCCATCTCTACTTCTACAGCGGCCAGCCCTCCCAGAAAACCACAGCCAGACTGACCATCGGTGAGTCACGCTCTGCTCCTCCATCATCTGCTGCCGTCTGTGCGTCTCTAACACGGCGTCTGTCGTCTTCTGTAGATACTCATTCCCACCACTGGGAGGCGTCGCCCAGGAACTCAGGCGGAGACCCGGAGAAGAGGTTTCCTTCACTGGAGATGACCGTCAGGACCAAGTGGGATGGAGCCGCCATCAACTGGAACGGCACCTCGCCTTTCTACTGA
- the mindy4b gene encoding inactive ubiquitin carboxyl-terminal hydrolase MINDY-4B isoform X3, translating into MTDCRLDYIELLQQEVNKNPDRLVDVGKEEEQEETPPPCRTLPAPCSIPRRLVISPSLGGTPVTPHLTESLRRILFGGTFHVFNYEWRKSFFQFREPNSELSFALETDRGGAQAVQMVVQARIIKYLLFSRQSSSEGRTLHSLCEVGQREQERALAAALSDSLWLAGQELSATVTLVTEDYCITPHLDYKLDNFTERLQLFTFNKKEDVRKFILDHIQCFKEEGSHGVILFLYSLICSRTVDRLREDLDSTTSHLLYISLGNFVCRQALLNLLLTGRASPHVFNGTLYFGEDGRPLERPLQGILTRSDVGYLHWSREQMERGRLPQVGSMLKTPRFPVWVCCINSSFSVLFSLNRSLLSDWKMEHLFHLYFYSGQPSQKTTARLTIDTHSHHWEASPRNSGGDPEKRFPSLEMTVRTKWDGAAINWNGTSPFY; encoded by the exons ATGACAGACTGCAGACTGGACTACATtgagctgcttcaacaggaagTCAACAAGAATCCTGAT AGGCTGGTGGATgtggggaaggaggaggagcaggaggagaccCCTCCACCCTGCAGGACCCTCCCAGCGCCCTGCTCCATCCCGAGAAGGCTGGTCATCTCCCCGAGCCTCGGAGGAACACCGGTCACCCCACATCTGACAGAG AGCTTGAGGAGGATTTTATTTGGTGGAACGTTTCACGTCTTCAACTACGAGTGGAGGAAATCTTTCTTCCAGTTTAGAGAACCGAACTCTGAGTTGTCCTTTGCTCTGGAGACTGACAGG ggcGGGGCTCAGGCCGTTCAGATGGTCGTCCAGGCTCGCATCATTAAATACCTGCTGTTCAGCCGGCAGAGCAGCTCAGAGGGACGGACGCTGCACAG TCTGTGTGAGGTAGGTCAGAGGGAGCAGGAGAGGGCGTTGGCGGCAGCGTTGTCTGACAGCCTCTGGTTGGCCGGCCAGGAGCTCAGTGCCACCGTTACCTTGGTAACCGAAGACTACTGCATCACACCTCACTTGGACTACAAACTGGACAACTTCACAGAGAGG CTGCAGctgttcacatttaacaagaAAGAAGACGTCAGAAAGTTCATCCTCGATCACATTCAGTGT TTTAAAGAGGAGGGAAGTCATGGAGTCATCTTGTTCCTGTACAGCCTCATCTGCTCCCGCACAGTCGACAG GCTGAGGGAGGATCTGGACTCCACCACCTCCCATCTGCTGTACATCAGTCTGGGCAACTTCGTCTGTCGTCAG GCTTTACTGAACCTGTTGCTGACAGGCAGAGCCAGTCCTCACGTCTTCAACGGGACTCTGTATTTTGGGGAGGACGGCCGGCCTCTGGAGCGCCCCCTGCAGGGCATCCTGACTCGCAGCGATGTGGGATATCTGCACTGGAGCCGAGAGCAGATGGAGCGAGGCAGACTGCCACAG GTGGGCAGCATGTTGAAGACTCCTAGGTTTCCAGTCTGGGTTTGTTGCATCAACAGCAGCTTCTCGGTTCTGTTCAGTCTGAACCGCTCGCTGCTGTCCGACTGGAAGATGGAGCATCTGTTCCATCTCTACTTCTACAGCGGCCAGCCCTCCCAGAAAACCACAGCCAGACTGACCATCG ATACTCATTCCCACCACTGGGAGGCGTCGCCCAGGAACTCAGGCGGAGACCCGGAGAAGAGGTTTCCTTCACTGGAGATGACCGTCAGGACCAAGTGGGATGGAGCCGCCATCAACTGGAACGGCACCTCGCCTTTCTACTGA
- the mindy4b gene encoding inactive ubiquitin carboxyl-terminal hydrolase MINDY-4B isoform X1, which produces MTDCRLDYIELLQQEVNKNPDRLVDVGKEEEQEETPPPCRTLPAPCSIPRRLVISPSLGGTPVTPHLTESLRRILFGGTFHVFNYEWRKSFFQFREPNSELSFALETDRGGAQAVQMVVQARIIKYLLFSRQSSSEGRTLHSLCEVGQREQERALAAALSDSLWLAGQELSATVTLVTEDYCITPHLDYKLDNFTERLQLFTFNKKEDVRKFILDHIQCFKEEGSHGVILFLYSLICSRTVDRLREDLDSTTSHLLYISLGNFVCRQALLNLLLTGRASPHVFNGTLYFGEDGRPLERPLQGILTRSDVGYLHWSREQMERGRLPQVGSMLKTPRFPVWVCCINSSFSVLFSLNRSLLSDWKMEHLFHLYFYSGQPSQKTTARLTIGESRSAPPSSAAVCASLTRRLSSSVDTHSHHWEASPRNSGGDPEKRFPSLEMTVRTKWDGAAINWNGTSPFY; this is translated from the exons ATGACAGACTGCAGACTGGACTACATtgagctgcttcaacaggaagTCAACAAGAATCCTGAT AGGCTGGTGGATgtggggaaggaggaggagcaggaggagaccCCTCCACCCTGCAGGACCCTCCCAGCGCCCTGCTCCATCCCGAGAAGGCTGGTCATCTCCCCGAGCCTCGGAGGAACACCGGTCACCCCACATCTGACAGAG AGCTTGAGGAGGATTTTATTTGGTGGAACGTTTCACGTCTTCAACTACGAGTGGAGGAAATCTTTCTTCCAGTTTAGAGAACCGAACTCTGAGTTGTCCTTTGCTCTGGAGACTGACAGG ggcGGGGCTCAGGCCGTTCAGATGGTCGTCCAGGCTCGCATCATTAAATACCTGCTGTTCAGCCGGCAGAGCAGCTCAGAGGGACGGACGCTGCACAG TCTGTGTGAGGTAGGTCAGAGGGAGCAGGAGAGGGCGTTGGCGGCAGCGTTGTCTGACAGCCTCTGGTTGGCCGGCCAGGAGCTCAGTGCCACCGTTACCTTGGTAACCGAAGACTACTGCATCACACCTCACTTGGACTACAAACTGGACAACTTCACAGAGAGG CTGCAGctgttcacatttaacaagaAAGAAGACGTCAGAAAGTTCATCCTCGATCACATTCAGTGT TTTAAAGAGGAGGGAAGTCATGGAGTCATCTTGTTCCTGTACAGCCTCATCTGCTCCCGCACAGTCGACAG GCTGAGGGAGGATCTGGACTCCACCACCTCCCATCTGCTGTACATCAGTCTGGGCAACTTCGTCTGTCGTCAG GCTTTACTGAACCTGTTGCTGACAGGCAGAGCCAGTCCTCACGTCTTCAACGGGACTCTGTATTTTGGGGAGGACGGCCGGCCTCTGGAGCGCCCCCTGCAGGGCATCCTGACTCGCAGCGATGTGGGATATCTGCACTGGAGCCGAGAGCAGATGGAGCGAGGCAGACTGCCACAG GTGGGCAGCATGTTGAAGACTCCTAGGTTTCCAGTCTGGGTTTGTTGCATCAACAGCAGCTTCTCGGTTCTGTTCAGTCTGAACCGCTCGCTGCTGTCCGACTGGAAGATGGAGCATCTGTTCCATCTCTACTTCTACAGCGGCCAGCCCTCCCAGAAAACCACAGCCAGACTGACCATCGGTGAGTCACGCTCTGCTCCTCCATCATCTGCTGCCGTCTGTGCGTCTCTAACACGGCGTCTGTCGTCTTCTGTAGATACTCATTCCCACCACTGGGAGGCGTCGCCCAGGAACTCAGGCGGAGACCCGGAGAAGAGGTTTCCTTCACTGGAGATGACCGTCAGGACCAAGTGGGATGGAGCCGCCATCAACTGGAACGGCACCTCGCCTTTCTACTGA
- the tsen34 gene encoding tRNA-splicing endonuclease subunit Sen34 isoform X1, with translation MADPPYREEEEEEEEEEESSSPVIGVGLCDSAPLLWRVEDLRTVRSQGLVGALLGSLARTPRQNTRLGRPLLLLPEEERLLTERHAAAALPPGPPCQQDGGGAELRQQVEKYEEDQQRSYEEQSVLALEDRKSALLRAMSSSHAGAEPEAETADEALKGRLEALDRSFTFPRSGLAVQLSTARAGLSYCPEARAFLQADWPMRGLDDPHCDARYQVFRDLRGRGFYLTSAGKFGGDFLVYPGDPLRFHAHFIAVCLSLDESVCLLDVLAVARLGSNVKKTVLLCSPGTDGGVAYTSLQWSGMV, from the exons ATGGCTGACCCTCCctacagggaggaggaggaggaggaggaggaggaggaggagtcttCATCCCCGGTGATTGGTGTCGGTCTGTGTGACTCGGCCCCCCTGCTGTGGAGGGTGGAGGACCTGCGGACAGTGAGGTCTCAGGGTCTGGTGGGGGCGCTACTGGGTTCACTGGCCCGAACCCCCCGACAGAACACCCGACTGGGCcgcccgctgctgctgctgccggaGGAGGAGAGACTGCTGACTGAACGCCACGCTGCCGCCGCCCTGCCGCCTGGACCACCG TGTCAGCAGGATGGAGGAGGGGCGGAGCTCCGTCAGCAGGTGGAAAAGTACGAGGAGGACCAGCAGAGGAGTTATGAGGAGCAGAGTGTCCTCGCTCTGGAGGACAGGAAGTCAGCGCTGCTCAGAGCCATGAGCTCATCACACGCAG GTGCAGAGCCTGAAGCTGAGACCGCAGACGAGGCCCTGAAGGGCCGCCTGGAGGCCCTGGACCGAAGCTTTACCTTCCCTCGGTCAGGGTTAGCGGTCCAGCTGAGCACGGCGAGGGCGGGGTTATCCTACTGCCCCGAGGCCCGGGCCTTCCTGCAGGCCGATTGGCCAATGAGAGGGCTGGACGACCCGCACTGCGACGCCAGGTACCAGGTGTTCAGAGACCTGAGGGGGCGGGGCTTCTACCTGACCTCAGCGGGGAAGTTCGGAGGAGACTTCCTCGTCTATCCAG GTGACCCTCTTCGTTTCCACGCTCACTTCatcgctgtctgtctctctctggacGAGTCCGTCTGTCTGCTGGACGTCCTCGCTGTGGCTCGTCTGGGATCGAACGTCAAGAAGACCGTCCTGCTCTGCTCGCCGGGGACAGACGGAGGAGTGGCGTACACGTCCTTACAGTGGAGCGGGATGGTTTAA
- the tsen34 gene encoding tRNA-splicing endonuclease subunit Sen34 isoform X2, whose product MADPPYREEEEEEEEEEESSSPVIGVGLCDSAPLLWRVEDLRTVRSQGLVGALLGSLARTPRQNTRLGRPLLLLPEEERLLTERHAAAALPPGPPDGGGAELRQQVEKYEEDQQRSYEEQSVLALEDRKSALLRAMSSSHAGAEPEAETADEALKGRLEALDRSFTFPRSGLAVQLSTARAGLSYCPEARAFLQADWPMRGLDDPHCDARYQVFRDLRGRGFYLTSAGKFGGDFLVYPGDPLRFHAHFIAVCLSLDESVCLLDVLAVARLGSNVKKTVLLCSPGTDGGVAYTSLQWSGMV is encoded by the exons ATGGCTGACCCTCCctacagggaggaggaggaggaggaggaggaggaggaggagtcttCATCCCCGGTGATTGGTGTCGGTCTGTGTGACTCGGCCCCCCTGCTGTGGAGGGTGGAGGACCTGCGGACAGTGAGGTCTCAGGGTCTGGTGGGGGCGCTACTGGGTTCACTGGCCCGAACCCCCCGACAGAACACCCGACTGGGCcgcccgctgctgctgctgccggaGGAGGAGAGACTGCTGACTGAACGCCACGCTGCCGCCGCCCTGCCGCCTGGACCACCG GATGGAGGAGGGGCGGAGCTCCGTCAGCAGGTGGAAAAGTACGAGGAGGACCAGCAGAGGAGTTATGAGGAGCAGAGTGTCCTCGCTCTGGAGGACAGGAAGTCAGCGCTGCTCAGAGCCATGAGCTCATCACACGCAG GTGCAGAGCCTGAAGCTGAGACCGCAGACGAGGCCCTGAAGGGCCGCCTGGAGGCCCTGGACCGAAGCTTTACCTTCCCTCGGTCAGGGTTAGCGGTCCAGCTGAGCACGGCGAGGGCGGGGTTATCCTACTGCCCCGAGGCCCGGGCCTTCCTGCAGGCCGATTGGCCAATGAGAGGGCTGGACGACCCGCACTGCGACGCCAGGTACCAGGTGTTCAGAGACCTGAGGGGGCGGGGCTTCTACCTGACCTCAGCGGGGAAGTTCGGAGGAGACTTCCTCGTCTATCCAG GTGACCCTCTTCGTTTCCACGCTCACTTCatcgctgtctgtctctctctggacGAGTCCGTCTGTCTGCTGGACGTCCTCGCTGTGGCTCGTCTGGGATCGAACGTCAAGAAGACCGTCCTGCTCTGCTCGCCGGGGACAGACGGAGGAGTGGCGTACACGTCCTTACAGTGGAGCGGGATGGTTTAA